In Deltaproteobacteria bacterium, the sequence CTCGACGATGCCTCCGCCGACCGGCGGATCTTCATGATCGGCGACGCGCTCGCGCGGCTCTCGAAACGAGGTGCCGCATGACGCGAGCCAAGTCCCCGCCGAACGACATCCCCGCCGAAATGGGCGTGCTCGGTGCGGTGCTCATCCGCAACGCGGCGCTCGACGAGGTGCGCCCCGTGGTGCGCGCCGATGACTTCTACCGGACGACGCACCAAAAAATCTTCGCCGCGATGACGGCGCTCGCGGACGAAGGCCGCGCCGTGGACCTCATCACGCTGCGTGACCGTTTGGGCGGGGAGGCGCTGGAGAACACGGGCGGGCTCAAATATCTGGACGACCTCCAAGACGCGGTCGCCACGAGCGCCTACGCCGTTCACCACGCGAACATCGTCCGCGAAAAGGCAAGGGCTCGCTCGCTCCTCGTCGCGCTCCACAACGGCGTACAGGCACTTTGGGACGCGAACGCGGACCCGGACGAGGTGCGCGCCGAACTGACGCGGCGGCTCGACGAGGTGGACGAGCGCGAACGCGGGAACGTGGTGTGCGTGGCCGATCTCGTGCCCGACACGATTGCCCGGGCGCAACGCGCGGCGCGCGGCGAAATGCCGACGTGCTACCCGACCGGCCTTGCGCCGCTCGACGAATTGATCGGCGGGCTCGTCCCCGGTCGGCTCACCATCGTCGCGGGACGCCCCGGCATGGGCAAGACGGCGTTTGCGGTCGCGACGGCGAACGCGGTCGCGGAATCGACCGGCAAGTCCGCGCTCGTCTTCTCGCTCGAAATGACCGCGCGCGACCTGACCGACCGACTCGTGTGTCAGGAAGCGCGGTGCTCGGTGCGCGCGGCTTTGGGCGGGCGCATCGGCCCGGACAGCCTGACGACGCTGGAGCGC encodes:
- a CDS encoding replicative DNA helicase, giving the protein MTRAKSPPNDIPAEMGVLGAVLIRNAALDEVRPVVRADDFYRTTHQKIFAAMTALADEGRAVDLITLRDRLGGEALENTGGLKYLDDLQDAVATSAYAVHHANIVREKARARSLLVALHNGVQALWDANADPDEVRAELTRRLDEVDERERGNVVCVADLVPDTIARAQRAARGEMPTCYPTGLAPLDELIGGLVPGRLTIVAGRPGMGKTAFAVATANAVAESTGKSALVFSLEMTARDLTDRLVCQEARCSVRAALGGRIGPDSLTTLERVGEGVGHRVFVDERTRFLEDIGPVARSVARRESGLALVCVDYAQRVRTRGRKKEDPRLTMDEVSRTLADLAKDLDAPVMLLSQLNRLTEQRDSKRPRMSELKESGGLEQDADVVLLLYREGYYSPNVENPDRAEIIVAKNRHGRTGTAVVRWDGPLTLFTNPRAELRANRWEDAQ